The following is a genomic window from Synechococcus sp. JA-2-3B'a(2-13).
GGTTTTCAGGTAGGCCACCGGAATTCGTACATCTTCCAGCCGCAGCGCCTTTAGGGCCTTAAAGCCAAAAACGTTGCCCACAATCGAGGTGAGCATGTTGGTCACCGAGCCTTCCTCGAACAGATCCAGCGGATAGGCGACGAAGCAGAAGTACTGGTTGTCTTCGCCGGGAACCGGCTCGATGTCATAGCAGCGGCCTTTGTACCGATCCAAGTCGGTAAGCAAATCGGTCCATACCGTTGTCCAGGTGCCCGTCGAAGACTCAGCCGCCACGGCTGCCCCCGCCTCTTCGGGAGGAACACCCGGCTGAGGAGTAACCCGGAAACAGGCCAAGACATCGGTATCCTTAGGCGTGTAGTCGGGAGTGTAATAGGTGAGTCGGTAATCCTTCACACCGGCTTGATAGCCGCTTTTGGATTGGGTTGCTGAATAGGCCACGTTGATCTCCCTCTGAACGAATCACAGAACCAGAAAATGCCATTCACGGATGCAACCAAGAGGAAAAAACCCAGGGCCAAAACTCAAGACCACCGAGTTTTCGTGAACGAACTCGCCCCACAACCGCGAGGCCAAAGTTGGGCCTTAAGACACTCTTCATCCCAGGGGATGGAAGCCCCAAACCCTTCTTTTCGAGTGCCTTCAATTGCTAGCTTGGACTCCCTGGACTTGCAAATCCAGTAGAAAGATTTTTATACAGTGCCTAAGCTAGAATCTCGGCAAACACAACTCTATATTGGTTTAATCCTAAGCTATCATCCGCAATAGTGGGCTGAACATTACTTTCTTTATGAGTTTGATTAGTTTGGTTAAAGTGAGTCCCGTTGCTGCCTGCCGAGAATACAGATTTCTTTGGCTTTCTTAATATCCTTCGGGTGGGATCCCCGGCCAAAACCAAAAGCTCCCTTCTTTGAGGGAGCGGAGCAAGTCCACCCACAGGATCTGGAGGGTCAAGAAACGGCTGCCAGGGTTGGCTGGGGTCTCTTGCTGATCACCTGGTCGATAAGGCCGTACTCTTTGGCTTGTTCTGGGGTCATGAAGTTGTCGCGGTCGGTATCTCGTTCGATGCGCTCTAGAGGTTGACCGGTGTGGTAGGCCAGCAAGCTATTGAGGCTGTTTTTGATGAAGAGGATCTCTTTGGCCTGAATTTCAATATCGGTAGCTGGCCCCTGAGCTCCACCAAGGGGTTGGTGGATCATGATGCGGGCGTGGGGAAGGGCAATGCGCTTGCCTTTGGTGCCCCCTGCCAGCAGAAAGGCTCCCATGCTGGCAGCCAAACCAATGCAGATGGTGGAGACATCCGGCTGAATGTGCTGCATGGTGTCGTAAATGGCCATGCCGGCATAGACAGAGCCGCCGGGGGAGTTGATGTAGAGGTAGATGTCTTTTTCAGGGTCTTCCGATTCCAAGTAGAGCATCTGGGCCACAATCAGGTTGGCAATGTCGTCGTCCACCTGGGTGCCCAAGAAAATGATCCGATCCCGCAAGAGACGCGAATAAATGTCAAAGGCGCGCTCGCCTCGCGCAGATTGCTCAATAACGGTGGGAATCATGCCAGTCCAAACGATGGGTCAGTCCTTACTAGTGTAGTCTAAGCCACTGGACGGATGCTTTGCTCAGGACGACTCACCGGCCCGCCTCCGTACGGGGCTCGATGGGGTGTGAGCCGGCTAGAACAGCAAAGAGACGGGGTGGTTATAGCGGGATCCCTCTTCTTCTGGGATGTGGAACGGGTCTGAGGTGTGGCTCTTTGTGATGTGGTGAGGTGAAGCCAAGATGGACGTGATCCCAGATGAACCGATTGTGATTGCCAGCCTGCTGAGCCTGGCTTTGCTGGGGATCTTGATTCTGAACTTGGCAGGGCGTGGGTCTGGGGATGCAGATTAAAAGGTTGACAAGCTTACTTATCCTTCTTTAGGATTAGGATCACCTTGTCGGAGAGCGCCCCCATCGTCTAGAGGCCTAGGACACATCCCTTTCACGGATGCGACAGGGGTTCGAATCCCCTTGGGGGTATTGGGTCAGAGTTATAAGATGAAGCCGTCAACAGGGGATCCCTGGCAGCGGTGACACCTTACTCAGACTTTACTCAGAGAGGCTTTGCCGCCACAAACCACTCCAGATACAAGCTGGGAGAGCGGGTTATCTGGGATCCCCATACAAGCGGCATGGGCAGCCAGCCAACTGCCACTCCGTCGAGGGGGATCCCTATTCCACCCTTACTCCTCAACAGGGGAAAAATCTCCAAAGCAGCGGCCTAGAAGGTTAGGCTTAGTTGTCCAATCGGCTACGGCTTGGGTTTGAGCAGACCTAGGGCCTGCCAGGATCAGGTGCTGGCCACCAGAGCTTCAGCCGGCGTGGCGGCGACCAACAGCTCATCTTTGATAAGCTCTGCCAGCTCCTGCAGTTGGCGAATCGCCTCTGCCCCTTCCAATTTCATAAGCTCCCGGTCATCCCGCATTTCTGTCCAGCTAATGGAGCATTCGGAAACCAAAAAGCGGATTAGGTGCCCCTCTCGTAAACTGACCATAAACGAGGCACTCTCGAAAGACGTACCACAGGTGTAGCAAGAGGCTGGGTAGCCCCGCTTCTCCAAAACGATGGCCAGAGCCTGCAAACTCATCACCAGATCTTGAACATAGCTGCGGTATTGTTCCGCCAACCGTGTGAACATCACACTCCTCCCTGATGGATTGGCACTTTTGGGGCTCCGCCTAGCTGCAAATGACCTAACTAGTAATTTATGCTTAGGGCTAGGTTTACATCTATCATAACAATCGACAACCCCTCAAGGAAGTGGTTAAGGCCACAGAGTAGGCGAAGTCTACTTCAGTGAAATGTAGTATTCAACACTTCTCTTAACAGGGACATCAAAATTTACCTCGAGTCAATGCTCTTATCTATCGGGATCCTCACCCAGTGCTTGGCCCAGTCTTTTCTCAAAATGGCTCAGGGCTGCTCGTGTCAGCAGGACAGTTGCCTCAAAGCTTTCTCTTGCAAGGGTCTCACCGATCGCGAAGTAAGACGCGGTCTTTTGACAAGAGACCGGCGGGAGTGTCAAGTGGGCCAAGGCTTGCAGACGAATGCAGATCAAGGTGGGTTCCCGCCCGATTATGCTGAGAAAATTCTCGGCATGGACAATTGAGAAGGAACGGCTTGATGCTGACACCTGTTGATCTGGAAAAACGAGTGGCTTATTTGCAGAGTCCCCAAGCCGTTCGGGATCGCTGTCGGTTGCTATTGGAAAGGGTTTTGGCCGGTGAATCAGAGCATTTTCGCCTCGACCTGAATCGGATGGGATCCGTAGCCGACTATGTGATCACCACAATGCGGGCCCACTATCCCACCGGGGAAATTCCCTTCCACAGCCGCTGGCAACATTTTCAAGTGGGATCCGGGGAGCGCCTAGCCCGTTTGGAAAATCGACTTAAAGACATGGATCCGCTGGAGCGGCTGCGATGCAAGTGGGATCTGGCCATCGTCAGCGTGTTGCTGGACGCAGGCGCAGGCTCTGCCTGGAAGTACCGGGATCCAGAAAGTCAGACGGCGGTGGGTCGTTCCGAAGGTTTGGCCTTGGCCAGTTTCGACTGGTTCTGGCAAGGTGGGTTTTCCAGCGATCCCCAGCAGCCTCTGCAGGTGGATGCGGCGGGCCTGGAGCGGATCACCTTGGCGGATTTGGCAGCAGCTTTCCAGGTGGGGCCGGAAAATCCTTTACTGGGACTGGAGGGGCGCTGGCAACTGCTGCAAAGGTTGGCACAAACTTTGCGGGCTCAACCCCATTACTTTGGATCCGGTCACAATCTTCCTCGTCCAGGCCGGTTGTGGGACGCCATCCAGCCTGAGGATCCCAGCCGTGGGATCAAAGCAGCACAG
Proteins encoded in this region:
- the clpP gene encoding ATP-dependent Clp endopeptidase proteolytic subunit ClpP, with amino-acid sequence MIPTVIEQSARGERAFDIYSRLLRDRIIFLGTQVDDDIANLIVAQMLYLESEDPEKDIYLYINSPGGSVYAGMAIYDTMQHIQPDVSTICIGLAASMGAFLLAGGTKGKRIALPHARIMIHQPLGGAQGPATDIEIQAKEILFIKNSLNSLLAYHTGQPLERIERDTDRDNFMTPEQAKEYGLIDQVISKRPQPTLAAVS
- a CDS encoding URC4/urg3 family protein; protein product: MLTPVDLEKRVAYLQSPQAVRDRCRLLLERVLAGESEHFRLDLNRMGSVADYVITTMRAHYPTGEIPFHSRWQHFQVGSGERLARLENRLKDMDPLERLRCKWDLAIVSVLLDAGAGSAWKYRDPESQTAVGRSEGLALASFDWFWQGGFSSDPQQPLQVDAAGLERITLADLAAAFQVGPENPLLGLEGRWQLLQRLAQTLRAQPHYFGSGHNLPRPGRLWDAIQPEDPSRGIKAAQVFQAVQRGFSSIWPGRVSLAGIPLGDVWPYPHLPQTEPGSHWVPFHKLSQWMTYSLLEPLQQEGIPIGGLDELTGLAEYRNGGLFVDLGVIQLKQPEIGQQPHPPDSTVIVEWRALTVILLDQVASLIRERLGCSAQELPLVKILQGGTWTAGRQIAAQLRPDASPPIQLLSDGTVF
- a CDS encoding DUF1815 family protein, which codes for MFTRLAEQYRSYVQDLVMSLQALAIVLEKRGYPASCYTCGTSFESASFMVSLREGHLIRFLVSECSISWTEMRDDRELMKLEGAEAIRQLQELAELIKDELLVAATPAEALVAST